The Daphnia pulex isolate KAP4 chromosome 6, ASM2113471v1 genome contains the following window.
AGAACATAAATTCCCTTAATTCTTAAAAACCTGAAATGAAATCTTTGTGATGTGATGATCTTTGGTCATCTTgagttctttttctctagttgGGTGTATATTTAAAGTAAATCATTATTGgcgtctttatttttcacattccaaaatgttttttggtttattaATGTTCTTTTACTTTGTAGGTGTCCATGGGGAATTgcagtcattttccagttAAGAGATGTGCTGAAATGGAAattgtgcagacttgcagcGTTCAACATCATACTTCAATGTGTCATTTGCTTCTGTTGGCCCATGCAGTATATGCAGTGTTGAACAGTTGGGTAAAATAGTCAATGTCCTGTCGGGCTTATTTTATCGGCTGCGTTTTGTCGTTATGTCGTCTACCCTTGCTACAggcgttgaggtaatgcttgatgtaCAGTCTCGTTCAATTAGTATGACCTTTAGTTAAAATATCCCTTCTCATTTCAGTTCAATCGTTTGCTGCCGTTCCGTTCCATAGACTTGATCCATCGGTGAACtgaggttgctgaaattcaagactcgtcaagaaattatgtagatgtagataaaattacaagtgcatatttgggctcccttcttttctgtggccccgtttccctaactaaccactaaccaacgcccgccggtggtcactcacccgctgtgaaaccaggaggaggggagggctctggtcgaacggggacttggaaggcgcatgattcgatgaaaacttttggagggtcatgagtctaacccggaaacctagtatgactacatctccccagtaaaacttgcctcgtacttctctcttcttctcggtccagataaatatctctgggggccgtagacatgtcctataacagcatgtgcgagttaaacaaagcaacccactgcccaatgaaacaaaaagccatggtttattatttgcgcaaatctccgtcagtcaagttacaaatttttctaattcaagaACTCGtgtagaattttgcatctagtctattagtgcaaatcgcgattccatgtgtttggtagttaagaaaatggttgtttaaaaaacaagtcggagtagccaaaaaaactcaccattgtttgttttttaaacaaccatcttcataactaccaaacacataggatcgctatttgcaccagtagactagatgcaaaattctacaCGAGTTCTTGAATTAGAAAAacttgtaacttgactgacgcagatttccgcaaaactaaaccatcgctttttgtctcattgccgcagcggtggtggcgggttgcgtttaaactcgtgcagtagtaaaccgtcttgaaccggacgctctgtttattgaatttttttgaacattttaaaagagaaataaaacttggTTCATgctacatatttattttttttattacagatattacaAGGTTAAGGTataacattggtttatagggttaaGGGTATAAATTTAAGGGTTAGTGGGTTTATGTTTTCGGGGTTGaaaggattggaaggtatgtgtttgtggggtttggagattaattggtagggcaACATTTGTAGGGTTTtagattaactgaatttttatccaaactttaaatatcctccctccccccctccaacatcctccactttcccCTCCCcggaaacatgtttattatttgttgacataaacaacccatatttgtttttgttgcttctgaacttataaacggtaaactgcaatagtcacgatgacaatttaacaaaatatgatgcaacttcggtaacacaacatcagcaccaaggaacggccaattgaacatgatgtagaaagatctttcaccagcataggctgcaacaacgttccacatcggacagcaactacacGAACATACATGAtcaacctataaccaaaatgaaatgaattaaataatctTCActtcttcagcatcaatggaaatgctgtcaattaaaagacgaataaatgtcatttaatgttatttacaagaattaaagccctcagctggctgcgtcaaatccatgtgtaagttgggcagcaacaaagaagctcaaacTCCACCAGGGTGTTAatcctattaaaaaaaaaaaaaaaacaaacaaacaactcaattactatcaagcaacaattctcaaatgacaaaacaatttgaacgAAGTTAAGTTGAACTacaaaatccttcagaataaatgttgcaaaggaatttacagTTGGCAAGATTTCAAAGGTTCAATTTCCACAACTGAAATAGGTTGAAGAGATAGgcactaactaaatctgtagtctcacagttagaaagttgaacattatttttacctgaattgttctgaagtgtttctgacaaacgtgaagctggtacaggaaaaagagacattttggcaaaatgttcagctgctcaggccacatgatcagatgaaattgccatgtagaaattatagACTGTTACCAGATACCAGGGTGTTAatcctattttaaaaaaacgaacaactcaattactatcaagcaacaatttctcaaatgaaaaaacattttgatcgaAGTTAACTTAAACTacaaaatccttcagaataaatgttgcaaaggaatgtacagttggcaagcttttCAAAGGTTAAATTTCCACAACTGAAATAGGTCGAAGAGAACTAGTTGAAGagaactaaatctgtagtctcacagttagaaagttgaacattatatttacccgaattgttctgaagtgtttctgacaaacatgaagctggtacaggaaaaagagacgacattttgcaGAATGTTCAGCTGCttaggccacatgatcagatgaaattgccatgtagaaattataggctgTTACCAGATAAATACCtaaattcaaacacaaatgATTAACACAGTCACATCCAAGAATCCTAAGAGCAATTACCATTattacgaataaaaatgtcaagaaagaaaagtacgcCGTATTATCCAATCCAACGATACGTTTTCAACATGTGGTTTCCAATCAGTGTTTTtgttgagtataaaagataaacaaactggacagtgcggcaacgcaggatagccaggaaagaagagagggggagaaggacctacccagacaaaggaataagagagggggactcagtgctgttgacgattgtggctaggcgagtagcaatacaaagcgttctttgcagcaaacaggttcacgtgttaatttctatatcaacaggttatgggcccagctgtACGCACAGCTAACAGCTACTCTGtctgaacaattattttttttttgtgtgtgtccccggCTAACTGTTCccaagaaattagaaattcttttctggagtgatggagaaagatggccgccgccatGTTGTATGGTGTCTGAATGGGAAAAACTACGCgtcttggaaatttggaatgaagcTGGCGTTACAAAGTGTTGAGCTTTGGGAAGTCGTGAACGGGACTCAACGGCAACCTGCTGAAGTAAGtttattgatgatttattgttttctttatgtgtGTGATCCGTGCCTgacaacaacgcgatatgagATGCCTATCTGTGGCGTGGTACCAACTATTAAATTGACAAACTTAGATCCCGGCGTGAGTGCTTAATCTCTgccacttgattttgttttttgtgtgtttgtgtttgctggacatttctcttttttgtgtttctttctcaatctGTTTGGTCACTCTGGCTAAATTCCATCATATGATGGTGGACAAGTGTGTGCTAGAGTTGCAAGCATCTAGGAGACAGCTGAGTGTttttccacatcgagatgatgtgagggagattccacattgagataatgtgagaggtattccacatcgagatgatgtgagggagattccacattgagataatgtgagaggtattccacatcgagatgatgtgagggagattccacattgagataatgtgaggcTGCCATGGATATCACAAACCTAACCATCTTCTCGTTTTGTTACCACAATCAGAGACGCAATGCTGACCAGGTGATTGAAAATGCAGCTGATATAACCAActggaacaagagaaataccACGGCAATGCAGAACATATTTGGCGCCATCAAAGAAGACCAATCAAGGATCCTGATGTCTTGTAGCACAGCCCAAGAGATGTGGATGAAATTGGAGACTGAGTATGAAGAAGATGCCGCAGACAATGCACCTCTATTGTGGACAAAGTTCTATGGATGCACATTTCGACCAAGCCAAAGTGTATCAAGCTTCCTGACTGAGTTGGAACAGATAGCATTCCGTCTGAAGAGCCTCAACATAGCTATtgatgataatcaaataatggcAAAGATACTCATGTCGCTTCCTCCAGAGTTCCGTGTTTTTGCCTTTGCATGGGACAGCACGCCTGTTGCAGAGAAAACTCTCAAGAAACTGACTACTCGCCTTATAGCATTGGACAAGAGCCTgcgcaacgacgaagaagcAAAATCGACATCTGATACTGCCTATCTCAGTAAGCCGAACAGAGATGAATCACAGCACAAAGAGCAAGCACTTCCTGCCCAGTACGGTcagaacaaaggaaaaagccaCCCTTCCAGTCAACATGCTGGTATACCGAGAACATGCTGGGAGTGCAACTCCACTACGCATGTTAGAGCTCAATGCCGTCAATACAAACGCCGgcgtgagagagaaggagaagaagcggacagaaaaaggaagcgtTACGATCGACATGACAGAAGAGATGATAAACTATGTAAGCTCCCAGGAGCAACTGGCCGATGCACTCACGAAACCCCTGGCTGCTCCACGCTTCAAGTATCTCCGTGACAAGATTGGCGTTCGGGGTGTAGGGGAGGTGTAACTGAAGAGTTAAAGGAggctgatatttcttttcttattatttgtcttgtgaCACTGAACCTAGTATTTATGTCTGATTCAAATATGCTGTGTATTCTGTgctcatgtttatttttgggggtccagtttgaggggaggtgttgagtataaaagataaacaaactggacagtgcggcaacgcaggatagccaggaaagaagagagggggagaaggacctacccagacaaaggaataagagagggggactcagtgctgttgacgattgtggctaggcgagtagcaatacaaagcgttctttgcagcaaacaggttcacgtgttaatttctatatcaacagTTTTAAGGGTATCGCCATTTTGTCGCCTGCTACAAAGTTTATACAAAGTGCCCAATATTGCAACcaacttaggattcaaaactcattactagatgtcgccagtgtcgcccttgttgtttttacaTCGTGAAAGGAGgcaaaatgggcgaaacaattggatgctaattaatatttatattccggtgatttcatataccaaattgaacttcgtatcaatataggtttatctttacctaatttccttatttttatactgtaccaacttatttcttcaaattttagatgcatactgtcagtcattccaaaaagttgactcagcgctcagtcactttccctccaatagacccatcatgttgtcaaaagcctTAAAATTCATCTGTGAAGCTTACATatcgtggaatacaaatgtgcggagacaaggtatttccccattctgctaccacaccaaccacaccacgtcaaatgccatactaaattcatcaccattcacatatgataaaggtaagcatcaatataacctatcaccacgctactgaaTACTTCATAATGACACTTTCTTtcaggaaatttacctcaacctcaggagtaaggctgttggttgctgtgatttccattatgcggttttttatcatgaaaacTTCAGTGTGCTTGTTAgtataggtaaagattgaaatgctttattaactgttatattttcaattcattaatgcaatacattttttttaccgagCACATAATAGATCCTTGAGCCAAttctgacctttgtccatgaaggaagagggacatccagcaacgttctgctccatccttatcttcccgacgtacgctcatctagcttcactgcttttgctgctacaacttgttttacttcaccgacgagttggaacacttcagtggtcgctaccctttgctgttacacacctgcagttactCACCACGgtattatgcccaggtacccgacaattgacttactttcgtagattatcttcTAATaatctagttgcgttaaactctgtgtctgtgtaataattcaaaaatcaggcccttcttgcgcgcaaacaaagttttacttggacgtttcttttttctaacgctagatggctttttgaaatttgcagctgtcaaaacagtcagtttcagttactttgcacatctttttaaacatttagtggcagttattttgttgaaatatttattgataactaacgataattattcccccaacaaagctcacttgttagatttttaaaaatgtgttttttttttctacttccggttttctcatttctgtcagtagtttagtaaatattgatctgacgcacaaaagaaccacatattcgtgatcctcgtaaaatttgtggtaaagttcatgttctgttttttacgttttcgtacttccggttttgaaaattttcctgaactatatagttcaggaaaattctcgattttggccaaattttggatttcgtttaaatcacacctaatcgaccccaaatttcatggggatcacgaatatgtggtttaatttgatgacagctcaatggttgaggcactgtggttacttccggtttacttccggattttttttaaaagactagcaagtgagctttgttctgtttacagttctcaacattgcaagcttgatttaaactttcaaaaattgcatatttaaatctttgagctaaaaaacctgattattgtttctttctgtattatgtaacttttattggcatgtcagtaaataagaattgttttctctttattcaggtaatgcagaggaaatttcgagaagatggacaccataacgtcgccggtatctccaaagtgtcagTGCGGAAttgcggatcatcatttgtttttggttaTATGTgttcgtttgtgttagttaacccgttgtctgccacgcctttgttctcccctagctccttagcacgggccgcgctgttcggcttcgtggttttcatgccgcggggtcggagagtcgccaagcccaaaatttgccgcaaggcaagcctgttaggcaatgcaccatagttcccccttttcagcacggacttgtcagcaatggcaagtcccaccttggccatggatccttcagacgtggcgcgtagagtagtagagtacaacctacgggttgtatggcgtggcagccaacgggttaacttaagtgtatgtatgtatgtgattgtaaaatgtggtggaattgtgggtggaggtgggacaataaagcaattccttttaatgatTTTGTTCGCTGTGTcttataacttataataaaaacatttttagttcacgacttgtatattttttacaactttgaagttttacatatGTTATAGGCAAATGACTTTCTGACTCTGATCAACTCCAGACCCttcaaataaacttctatGAGAAACCAAACACAATCTGCAACCCCTTTGTAACAccaaataaagttaaaaacagAGCTGTtaacatcatttttcttttaagtaaACACCACAATACGTTTCTTTCGTAACTTTCCCTGTAAATGAAGTTCGTCCCACATCAGAACATGTCGGAATGCAGAGCGAATAGAGCAATAGTCACTTCCAACATGCGAAATAGGAAAGatacaataaaaatcagaaaacgtCGCTATAGTAagttggagaagcgtaggGTGCGGCGtaatattcaggtgccttagtggtgtagtaactcgggatAGAGTAATAgttcggagcttcggtgtagctgGTCAGAGCAGCGAAAGTAGTGGTAtaatactcaggtgccttggtagcGTAGTACTTAGGGGCCTCGATGTAgtagtagctaggtgtagcgtaggttgtggtgtagtaaactggagcctcggtgtagtattccggttcaacgtagtacgaaggagcagccgctgtgtagtaagtcggggctGCGtgatacttggccgcctcagttgtagttgtgtagcttgaggcagagtaatacttcggggcttcaGTGTAGTGCCTCGGGGaagcataagttgtggtgtaatactctggagccttggtggtgtagtacttgggcggctcggtgtagtattcagccgctttggtggtgtaataagttggagcctcggtgcaTAAGCTGGGGCATCAtacgtgtagtactccggtgacttggtggtgtagtacttgggagcctcggtgtagtactcaggatcTTTGGTGATttagctcggggcagcattagctgcggtgtaatactctggagccttggtggtgtagtaattgtGGCCCTCAGTGCAGTAACCGGTTGGTgcgaatgttgtcgttgtgtaGCAAGGCGACGGCGTGgtgctttggtatccgccatacccaggagacatgggtacaccagtgatcgacccAACCTTCAACGATACGACAAACGGCAACAGCACGACACTACAATCAAATAGGCGGTAAttgatttgaacattaatattttatatgGTACATTaacatataaaaacaaataattgatacaaactccatgaaacagaatatttacccgattgcgtactgataatacgacgaagaatgcacttggtgacagtgcactgcagttgttcaTCCATGTTTCGTTGCCAGTATTGTTCTCTCCAGCCAATCGCCCTGATACAACAGCAAAGTGATGATGTTCCATCGGACGACGAcccaatttgatatcacaaAAGAACGCAACATCTCCagcctaataaaaaataaagtccataCACAATAATTAGAATCTAATTTAACAAGTCAACAACAGCGATGACATGGTTAGTTTAAATCTGCTGAAATGAATTCTAGATTTGAATTAACATCGCTAAAACATGTactgaaataactgtttactTGTAGTCTTCCAAAATTGCACCCTCAACATTAGCTTTGGGCAACACATTGACACCTTGCGCTTTCACCTTCTCGGAAGTCCATTGGCTCAAATATTTAGGGAGGACTCGGCCTATGTTACCGCCATCGATGTTGCGGAACAGCGTTACGTGCTCGTGGGCATCTTTGAGGGCACCGCTCAGGGATCGGAAAAGACATACCacctacaagaaaaaaaggccattttttaattcgtatttATTCGTAAtcacagaaataaattgctagCAGTTTAAGTAGATTCTCAGATACTATCAAGCAGGAAGATTATCAAAGTTGTTCAACATTCCATAAAGGAGTAATCATTGAGACttttaaagatgaatttcgtttggcataaaatgtttacctgtggCAATAACGCACTTGTCGTAGGTGATGGTACGGCCATCGTCAAGTTCGGCTTTCCGACCGACAATGTCAAGTTTAACGCGGTGTACACGTACGAATGCTACGCCGACGGTATCTTTGCTATTCAATTAGACGGGATTGCAGTAAATTCGTCGGAAAAAcagacaaggaaggaaaaccAGTCATTAGTACATGTTccaaaaaattacaataataaagAGCTCACCCTCACTCTTTGTCGTTCCACTGTTTGAAACGAAGATTA
Protein-coding sequences here:
- the LOC124195517 gene encoding uncharacterized protein LOC124195517, translated to MAVPSPTTSALLPQVVCLFRSLSGALKDAHEHVTLFRNIDGGNIGRVLPKYLSQWTSEKAGDVAFFCDIKLGRRPMEHHHFAVVSGRLAGENNTGNETWMNNCSALSPSAFFVVLSVRNRCRAVAVCRIVEGWVDHWCTHVSWVWRIPKHHAVALLHNDNIRTNRLLH
- the LOC124195503 gene encoding uncharacterized protein LOC124195503 — encoded protein: MEKDGRRHVVWCLNGKNYASWKFGMKLALQSVELWEVVNGTQRQPAERRNADQVIENAADITNWNKRNTTAMQNIFGAIKEDQSRILMSCSTAQEMWMKLETEYEEDAADNAPLLWTKFYGCTFRPSQSVSSFLTELEQIAFRLKSLNIAIDDNQIMAKILMSLPPEFRVFAFAWDSTPVAEKTLKKLTTRLIALDKSLRNDEEAKSTSDTAYLSKPNRDESQHKEQALPAQYGQNKGKSHPSSQHAGIPRTCWECNSTTHVRAQCRQYKRRREREGEEADRKRKRYDRHDRRDDKLCKLPGATGRCTHETPGCSTLQVSP